Proteins encoded together in one Maledivibacter sp. window:
- a CDS encoding DUF116 domain-containing protein produces the protein MRSIVKSDKNIFINMLILIIILAVFIVSALFWLIKGGKLDLYLTILSGMILFFIIVTVYLLVMLMLTVRITKNKRLPGFLIPVFEYSIKAVYPIMISFCDLFKIEKDAIRRFFSEINNRVVIQKNKKLNPEDILMIAPHCLQKASCKHKITGDINNCKRCGGCDINGLFDLCTSYNINLQIVTGGTLARKIIKDYRPKGVIAIACERDLSHGILDVKGIPVIGVKNERPNGPCYNTCVDIDKVEKAIKQFLRRE, from the coding sequence ATGAGAAGTATTGTAAAAAGTGATAAGAATATTTTTATTAATATGTTGATTTTGATCATTATCCTTGCGGTTTTCATAGTCAGTGCTTTGTTTTGGTTAATTAAAGGTGGTAAATTAGATTTATACTTAACTATATTAAGTGGAATGATATTATTCTTTATAATAGTTACGGTATATCTATTGGTAATGTTAATGCTGACAGTTAGAATCACGAAAAATAAAAGGCTGCCAGGATTTCTTATACCCGTATTTGAATATTCTATAAAGGCTGTCTATCCCATAATGATTTCTTTTTGCGATCTTTTTAAAATTGAAAAGGATGCAATCAGAAGATTCTTTTCAGAAATAAATAATAGAGTTGTGATTCAAAAGAACAAAAAGTTAAATCCAGAGGATATACTCATGATAGCACCACATTGCTTACAAAAAGCTTCTTGCAAACATAAAATCACTGGAGATATTAATAACTGTAAGAGGTGTGGGGGCTGTGATATAAATGGTCTTTTTGATTTATGTACAAGCTATAATATAAATCTGCAAATTGTAACGGGAGGAACCTTGGCAAGAAAAATTATCAAGGATTATAGACCAAAGGGAGTTATAGCAATAGCCTGTGAAAGAGACCTATCACATGGAATATTAGATGTTAAAGGTATACCAGTAATTGGCGTGAAAAATGAGAGACCAAACGGTCCATGTTATAATACATGTGTAGATATTGATAAAGTAGAAAAGGCTATAAAGCAATTTTTAAGGAGGGAATAA
- a CDS encoding zinc metallopeptidase, giving the protein MYYGGMYHFSMILMIPAMIFAFYAQSKVKGTFNRFLQVRSMRGYTGAQVARTILDRNGLRDVHIEHVRGYLSDHYDPRKKVVRLSSNVHNGTSIASISVAAHEVGHAIQHSKNYAPLTIRSQIAPVASIASQVALPLAFLGFFLGRGGLALIDLGIYIYIAAIAFHVITLPVEYNASSRAIKELTANGIIYNEEVKSSKAVLNAAALTYVAAVAVSIGQLLRLLVLRNSRD; this is encoded by the coding sequence ATGTATTACGGAGGTATGTATCACTTTAGTATGATACTAATGATTCCAGCAATGATATTTGCTTTCTATGCTCAGAGTAAAGTAAAGGGAACCTTTAATCGATTTTTACAGGTGAGGAGTATGAGGGGATATACAGGTGCCCAAGTAGCTAGAACCATATTGGATAGAAATGGATTAAGAGACGTTCATATAGAACATGTCCGCGGCTATTTATCAGATCATTATGATCCAAGAAAAAAAGTAGTAAGACTCTCTAGCAATGTCCATAATGGGACATCAATTGCATCAATAAGTGTTGCGGCCCATGAGGTTGGTCATGCAATACAGCATTCAAAGAACTATGCCCCACTAACTATTAGAAGTCAAATTGCTCCAGTGGCGTCTATAGCATCTCAAGTCGCTTTACCATTGGCATTTCTAGGATTTTTTCTAGGACGGGGAGGATTAGCATTAATAGATTTAGGAATATATATTTATATTGCAGCAATAGCATTCCATGTAATTACTTTACCTGTTGAGTATAATGCCAGTTCTAGGGCGATAAAAGAGCTTACTGCAAACGGCATAATATACAATGAAGAAGTAAAGTCGTCAAAGGCCGTTTTAAATGCTGCCGCATTAACATACGTTGCTGCTGTAGCTGTTTCGATTGGACAATTGTTAAGATTACTAGTATTAAGGAATAGTAGAGATTAA